Proteins encoded in a region of the Aptenodytes patagonicus chromosome Z, bAptPat1.pri.cur, whole genome shotgun sequence genome:
- the SMIM15 gene encoding small integral membrane protein 15, which translates to MFDIKAWAEYIVEWAAKDPYGFLTTVILALTPLFIISAALSWKLAKMIEAREREQKKKQKRQENIAKAKRTKKD; encoded by the coding sequence atgtttgatATTAAGGCTTGGGCTGAATACATCGTGGAGTGGGCTGCAAAGGACCCATACGGCTTTCTTACTACAGTGATCTTGGCTCTTACACCACTGTTCATCATTAGTGCAGCGCTTTCGTGGAAGCTTGCAAAAATGATTGAGGCCAGGGAGCGagagcaaaagaagaaacagaaacgCCAAGAGAATATTGCAAAAGCCAAACGAACAAAGAAGgattaa